Genomic DNA from Pongo abelii isolate AG06213 chromosome 22, NHGRI_mPonAbe1-v2.0_pri, whole genome shotgun sequence:
aaggcaatcaggcaggagaaggaaataaagggtattcaattaggaaaagaggaagacaaattttccctgtttgcagatgacatgattatatatctagaaaaccccataatctcaGCCCAAATTTTCTAGCCCGCTTATTCAGAAAGTTGAGCATACACATCAGCTCTCTGTCATCAAGTGAAGGTGGGGAACATAAGGTTGGGCTTAAGGGAGTTCTGAAAGCACAAACAACTTACAGAAGCAATTGGCTTGGATTCTCATGGTTTCCTCTCTGCTGAGTTGTCTCTTCTTTCTCGACATACACTGCTGATTTTCCAgttgaagaaggaaaaattggTCCCGGATTATAGATGGTTCTGCCAATATGGTAGCACTGCCTAAAAGTGGATGACTGAAGTACAACAGATCAAATCAGGGATTACCCTAAAGGTCAGTGGTGAAtgaaaattttcaattatttttaatcatcttAAGAAATGATAGTATCTAGATTCAGCCTGCCTTTGAGAACTTAAGTCTACATATAGGTACATGATACAGGCAGAGTCAATATCCCTACAGAAAAATTAATAGTCATGCCTTTGTTATATTTGGGTCTCAAAAATGTCTACTTTACGTTCCTATGACTTTGGAATCAGATAAGATTctcaatgcttttcttttctccgAAGAAACATATCTACATTCCAGTGCAGGTACAAGATAATCAACcaaacaactttttaaagaatGCTTAAGGTGTGGAGAAGAAGAAACTAAACAGGCAAGAAAATGGCACTACTTTTAAGAGAGCGTAGCAATAGGAAAACTACAGAATAATATGTGATTGGTGGGAGTTTGTACAGAATAAAtcacagttgatccttgaacaatgcaggggttAGGAGTGCCAACCTCCACGCAGTTGAAAATCtgagtataacttttgactccccaaaaacttaactactaatagcctactattgaccagaagccttaccaataacataaacagttgattaatacACGCTTATGTTACCTGTAATGATAGattatattcttataataaagtaggctaaagaaaataaaattttattaagaaaataaggaaaaagagaaaatgtatttactattcactaagtggaagtggatcatcataaaggtcttcatccttattgtcttcatgttgagtaggttgaggaggagaaggaggaggaggggttggtcttgctgccGGGGTGGCAGAGGTGAAGAAAATCTGCTTAATATAAGCATAtctgtgcagttcaaacccatggtaTTCAAGAGTCCACTGTATTTGCTACTAAGATTTATAGAGATAACATCACAGCTGTGTTGATTAAgatttaaatatgcatataagAAGAAGGGTATTATTAGCAAAGTGATCGGAAGAGGATGGCATTTGCCTCCTCCACGTGATGTCATCCAACATAGTTACAAAGGTTAAATTCGGCATCAGTGTGAGCAAGGTCATtgaactcaacatttttttttttcctttaaagtctATCAGCTGTTTGGTAAGATCATAACATACTGAGAAGAAAATCTCAATTTTGTCAGGATAgagagtcttttttttaaatctaaagatacaagattaatgagatttttaaatacaGGTTGGTCTATATGACAATGTCAGGAGTGCCTGTGGTTTGTCACACCTCCACTGAGACTGATAAAAGACCCAGTATTTTAGTGTTTTTATGCACTAAAACTTACTCTTGCCTCTTAGGCTAGAGACTTAAATCCTGACACAATGAGCTACTATGGCAACTACTAAGGAGGACTGGGCTATGGCTATGACTGTAAATATAGTTATACCTCTGGCTTTGGTGCCTTTAGAATCCTGGACTGTGGCTACAGATGTGGCTGTGGTGGGGTATGGATTCGACTGCTGCCACCAATATGATTATACTACATGCTTATTATCAGGCATTGACTGAATAATATCTACAATTGGGTCCATTTTCTTATGAGACAGGGGTGCTGTTCTActacactttttt
This window encodes:
- the LOC112130535 gene encoding LOW QUALITY PROTEIN: keratin-associated protein 20-3 (The sequence of the model RefSeq protein was modified relative to this genomic sequence to represent the inferred CDS: substituted 1 base at 1 genomic stop codon) yields the protein MSYYGNYXGGLGYGYDCKYSYTSGFGAFRILDCGYRCGCGGVWIRLLPPI